The sequence ACTATGCAAGGTCCCTCGATCACTAGCAGTTTGCCTGGTCCGTGATGAGGACGAGCATCATCGTGGAGCTCGCTGACTGGATCAGCAAATGGCTCAGACCCTTTTTGGGGGCTCTATCGAAGAAGGATTCAACGGTTCCTACGCATGTGCCTAGCACCATCATCTACTATCCAAATCAGTTAAAACCTCCCAAAGGGTAGCACATGGCGCTGGCTGGGGGCTTGCTCAGATGATGTGCTAATTTTGTAGCTCAGCTCTAGGCCCGTATCGATGTCGACAAGGTCTCTTAGTAAGCCAATTACCAGATTCGACCTGCTTAGGTCGACTTTAATAACAAATAATGTCAATTTTCTCATAAACAATTTCAAATGAAGAGCATTACCTCCGACCATCATATTATAGTCATGACATAATTTGATGACAGCATAGACGTTTCACAAATAAATCATCATCTTGCATCTGTAGAAAGAAGCTGGTCAAAGAACATCCGCACGTGACATCTTCGAACATCCTTACCTAAGCATTGCTTACATAATTTGATATCGTTCGTTTTGCAAAAACCTTCAGTTTAGaaccacagcagcagctatcAGCATTTACGACGAGGGGATCCCCAACGCAGCTCCCAATTCCAGCCGTGGGCGCCAGTCAGTCACACTCGCCAGAGATAGACTCGACTCTACCCTTCTCTAGAATCATAATATCGAATCTTTCATCGGCCaattggggaaaaaaagcgCCCACCACCGGCAACCCCTCACACCTTCTCAACACCACACAACATATAGAACATACATCACCAAAAGTTACtagagaaaagacaaaaacaatGGATCTGCGCACTCTCTTCGTCCGCCCAGCGTCCCAGCTGCTCAGCCCCCTCCGCCTCCTCGCCATCACAAAGCCCTCCGCcgctcctctccctctgATACCCTCCCGCGGCCACAAAACCACCACCCGCACCAAGCGCGCCCTCAAAATCGCTCCTCACGACTCCTTCCTCCCCTCGCgcacctccgccgccgccgccgactcAATCATCTACAACCCGCCATCCTCAGAGGCCTCGCCCGAGCACACgcccttcatcttcctcccgCGCAACGACCCCCGCCGCCAGGCCATCCTGCGCCTCcgtagcagcggcagcggcaaccCTACCGCCTACGACAGCAGCGTA comes from Trichoderma asperellum chromosome 3, complete sequence and encodes:
- a CDS encoding mitochondrial 54S ribosomal protein mL58 (EggNog:ENOG41~BUSCO:EOG092D43XW), translated to MDLRTLFVRPASQLLSPLRLLAITKPSAAPLPLIPSRGHKTTTRTKRALKIAPHDSFLPSRTSAAAADSIIYNPPSSEASPEHTPFIFLPRNDPRRQAILRLRSSGSGNPTAYDSSVTAEADLPPEMRYKRRQPKYNLTKEHIEEMRRLRSEDPLTWSVQKLARKFECSTVFVQMAAPAPPEHLQWLKAKMDRKMERWGPKRTQAREDRKRRAEMLYRGEL